In one Cervus canadensis isolate Bull #8, Minnesota chromosome 22, ASM1932006v1, whole genome shotgun sequence genomic region, the following are encoded:
- the LOC122425127 gene encoding nuclear envelope pore membrane protein POM 121C-like, translated as MGSYLSRPRPRPSSPALRGGDQPESPECLGPAHTASRVPPAFRVHSGAPTLDLARRLSYEGFMASPRRRLYRQRFVLVHQRLYSIRQARCLFWGFFSSVPRSGHQKPLPSACSSKMFYTSVILRMVSAKGRLTLRLPLKQTVICTWSSFSVHLPNLCVKEILVRALEESGQLRGKEEKDLTALAESRKGLAKQKKAHSAQESEVEQRKGSNPGGNAKSAFRRLMIDGVLSSFVPRPGPLVLCSKSSEDILIRNSQTYFLSSCSKRNAITSSYSSTRVFPQLQRSGPGAAGLLGSEPSHLHVLSEQTSEEGHGPNPSASMEPQRKIEDEKIADDHLRKKQNLNCSQSSDSSRTRKRKIPLLLPSRRNGPLILPPPLQIGYPVTAEVLDLEKRAAIQWINNVLEG; from the coding sequence ATGGGCAGTTACCTGAGCCGGCCTCGCCCTCGCCCGTCGTCACCTGCTCTGCGGGGCGGGGACCAGCCAGAGAGCCCCGAGTGCCTCGGGCCCGCACACACCGCCAGCCGTGTTCCCCCAGCTTTCCGGGTTCACTCGGGGGCCCCGACTCTGGACCTGGCTCGCAGGCTGTCCTATGAGGGTTTCATGGCTTCACCCCGTCGTCGTCTGTACCGTCAGCGGTTTGTCCTAGTCCATCAGCGGCTATATTCAATCCGGCAAGCCCGGTgtttattttggggttttttttcctctgtgcccCGGAGTGGCCATCAGAAGCCATTGCCGTCTGCTTGCAGTTCCAAGATGTTCTACACCTCAGTGATCCTGAGGATGGTATCTGCAAAGGGCAGACTGACGCTCCGTTTGCCTCTGAAGCAGACAGTTATCTGTACGTGGTCTTCATTTTCTGTTCACCTCCCAAACCTTTGTGTCAAGGAGATTCTGGTGAGAGCCCTAGAAGAGAGCGGTCAactgagaggaaaggaagagaaggacctGACAGCCTTGGCTGAGAGCAGAAAGGGGCTAGCAAAGCAGAAGAAAGCGCACTCAGCCCAGGAAAGTGAGGTTGAACAGAGaaagggctcgaacccaggtggGAATGCGAAGTCCGCGTTTAGACGCCTCATGATCGATGGGGTCCTCTCGTCCTTTGTGCCCAGGCCTGGGCCTCTGGTTCTCTGTTCCAAGAGCTCTGAAGATATCCTGATCAGGAATTCCCAGACCTACTTTTTGAGTTCATGCAGCAAGCGAAATGCCATCACCAGTTCGTACAGCTCCACAAGAGTTTTCCCACAGCTCCAGAGGAGTGGTCCAGGCGCAGCCGGGCTCCTGGGCTCAGAGCCATCGCATCTTCATGTGCTCTCAGAGCAAACCAGCGAGGAGGGCCATGGGCCTAACCCTTCAGCCTCAATGGAACCGCAGAGGAAGATCGAGGATGAAAAAATTGCAGATGACCACttaaggaagaaacaaaacttaAATTGCTCACAGTCATCTGACAGTTCCAGGACCCGCAAACGCAAGATTCCTCTTCTGCTGCCCTCCAGGCGAAATGGCCCACTGATCTtgcccccacccctccagatAGGTTATCCAGTCACTGCTGAAGTCCTTGACCTTGAGAAGAGAGCTGCGATCCAGTGGATTAACAACGTCTTGGAAGGGTAA